The following are from one region of the Penaeus chinensis breed Huanghai No. 1 chromosome 5, ASM1920278v2, whole genome shotgun sequence genome:
- the LOC125025530 gene encoding uncharacterized protein LOC125025530: protein MSSSHREIRLEPPVGLQVWVLRKPHLSHFCSQSPLRPRANTWQGSAHKPFLFAYFIDSLTGSKQKEAPWDMLFANDVLSGETKEEVDEKLEEWRAAVEDRGMRVSRKKSECLFMEDPGMKPDKLDGVTEFKYIGSTE, encoded by the exons atgtcgtcttctcaccgtgagatcaggCTTGAGCCACCAGTCGGATTGCAG GTGTGGGTTCTGAGGAAGCCACATCTTAGCCACTTTTGCTCACaaagtccacttcgacccagagcgaACACCTGGCAG GGGTCAGCGCATAAGCCATTCCTGTTTGCATATTTCATAGACTCCTTAACGGGGAGTAAACAGAAGGAAGCTCCATGGGACATGCTGTTTGCTAATGATGTGTTGAGTGGCGAAacgaaggaagaggtggatgaaaaGTTGGAAGAGTGGAGAGCGGCTGTGGAAGATCGGGGTATGCGAGTGAGCAGAAAGAAATCAGAGTGCCTGTTCATGGAGGACCCAGGGATGAAACCTGATAAGCTAGATGGAGTGACAGAATTTAAATATATTGGCTCAACAGAATGA